One segment of Platichthys flesus chromosome 15, fPlaFle2.1, whole genome shotgun sequence DNA contains the following:
- the mink1 gene encoding misshapen-like kinase 1 isoform X6, which produces MSENAPTRSLDDIDLAALRDPAGIFELVEVVGNGTYGQVYKGRHVKTGQLAAIKVMDVTEEEEEEIKAEINMLKKYSHHRNIATYYGAFVKKSPPGHDDQLWLVMEFCGAGSVTDLVKNTKGSSLKEDWIAYICREILRGLSHLHAHKVIHRDIKGQNVLLTENAEVKLVDFGVSAQLDRTVGRRNTFIGTPYWMAPEVIACDENPDSTYDYRSDIWSLGITAIEMAEGAPPLCDMHPMRALFLIPRNPPPKLKSKKWSKKFIDFIEGCLVKTYTSRPSTEQLLKHSFIRDQPTERQVRIQLKDHIDRTRKKRGEKEETEYEYSGSDEEDENRGEDRESSSILNVPGESTLRRDFQRLQQENKERSEAHKRQQAQLAAQRRDPEEHKRQLLHDRQKRIEEQKEQRRRLEEQQRKEREMVRQQDKGPHRRLDDMRREEDRRLAEREQEFIRHKLEEEQRQLEILQQQLLQEQALLMEYKRKQLEEQRQSERLQRQLQQEHAYLVSLQQQQQEKKPQLYHYNKNLESNNKPTWAREVEERSKLNRQGSPKICTTVSDTAIQSRSDSISQSGVVQSAQTPPMQRPVEPQGGQGKAHQIREDRGPWIRLPDVELPPKVPQRTASIATALNTNLTSGIRHPVRASNPDLSRNDRWERGDSMSIISNLPQTGSLERHRILSSSKMESPILSHDSRHKPGESRTSSRPGRPASYKRAIGEDHGLFAKERAEEQPRPPVKANDYSSSSESSESSEESESGEGPEEEESPTDRHRDADTDSVNTMVVHEIEGEVGDGEQAGGYGDQTMLVQRTPEKRSHNGYTNLPDVVQPSHSPTETATQSSPGKDSVYDYQSRGLVKASGKSSFTTFVDLGMYHSPGGAGDNMSITGSRFEQLKMEVRKGSMVNVNPTNTRPPNDTPEIRKYKKRFNAEILCAALWGVNLLVGTENGLKLLDRSGQGKVYPLINSRRFQQMDVLEGLNLLITISGKKNKVRVYYLAWLRNKILHNDPEVEKKQGWTTVGEMEGCVHYKVVKYERIKFLVIALKNAVEVYAWAPKPYHKFMAFKSFADLPHRPVLVDLTVEEGQRLKVIYGSCAGFHAIDVDSGNNYDIYIPVHIQSHVLPHAIVFLPSSDGMEMLLCYEDEGVYVNTYGRIIKDVVLQWGEMPTSVAHICSNQIMGWGEKAIEIRSVETGHLDGVFMHKRAQRLKFLCERNDKVFFASVRSGGSSQVYFMTLNRNCIMNW; this is translated from the exons GATCCAGCAGGGATCTTTGAGCTGGTCGAGGTTGTCGGCAATGGAACATATGGGCAGGTGTATAAG GGCCGTCATGTGAAGACAGGCCAGCTGGCTGCCATCAAGGTGATGGATGttactgaggaggaagaagaggaaatcaaAGCAGAAATCAACATGCTGAAGAAATACAGCCACCACCGCAACATAGCCACGTACTACGGTGCCTTCGTGAAGAAGAGTCCACCAGGACACGATGACCAACTATGG CTGGTGATGGAGTTCTGTGGGGCGGGATCGGTAACTGACCtggttaaaaacacaaagggtAGCTCTCTGAAGGAGGACTGGATTGCTTACATCTGCAGAGAGATCCTAAGG GGCCTTTCTCACCTCCACGCCCATAAAGTCATCCACAGAGACATCAAGGGCCAGAATGTGTTGCTGACTGAGAACGCAGAGGTCAAACTTG TTGATTTTGGGGTGAGTGCTCAGTTGGACAGGACCGTCGGGCGTAGGAACACCTTCATTGGGACACCTTACTGGATGGCACCAGAGGTCATTGCCTGTGATGAGAATCCTGACTCCACCTACGATTACAGG AGTGATATCTGGTCCTTGGGGATCACAGCTATTGAGATGGCAGAGGGAGCTCCTC CCCTGTGTGACATGCACCCGATGAGAGCCCTCTTCCTGATTCCTAGGAATCCCCCGCCAAAACTTAAATCCAAAAAATG gTCCAAGAAATTCATTGACTTTATCGAGGGCTGTCTTGTGAAGACGTATACCAGTCGACCATCCACAGAACAGCTGCTCAAGCACTCCTTCATCAGGGACCAGCCCACTGAGCGCCAGGTTCGAATTCAGCTCAAAGACCACATTGACCGCACGCGCAAGAAAAGGGGGGAGAAAG AAGAGACAGAGTATGAGTATAGTGGtagtgatgaagaggatgaaaacCGTGGAGAAGACCGCGAGTCAAG TTCAATCCTCAATGTACCTGGTGAGTCCACCCTGAGGCGGGACTTCCAGCGTTTGCAGCAGGAGAACAAAGAGCGCTCGGAGGCTCACAAGAGGCAGCAGGCCCAACTGGCTGCTCAGCGCCGGGACCCCGAGGAACACAAGAGGCAACTGTTGCATGACAGACAAAAACGCATTGAGGAGCAGAAGGAACAGCGCCGCAGACTTGAAGAG CAACAGAGAAAAGAGCGAGAGATGGTGAGGCAGCAAGATAAAGGTCCCCACCGGAGACTCGACGATATGAGACGGGAGGAAGACAGAAGGTTGGCTGAGAGGGAGCAG GAGTTCATCAGACATAAATTAGAAGAAGAGCAACGACAGTTAGAAATCCTTCAGCAGCAGTTGCTTCAGGAGCAGGCACTGCTTATG GAGTATAAGCGtaagcagctggaggagcagcgtCAGTCAGAGCGTCTCCagaggcagctgcagcaggagcatgCCTACCTGGTGTCgctgcaacaacagcagcaagaAAAGAAGCCCCAGCTCTACCACTACAACAAAAACCTTGAGTCCAACAACAAACCCACTTGGGCTCGTGAG gtggaggagagaagtaAACTCAACAGACAGGGCTCTCCAAAAATCTGCACCACTGTCTCTGACACTGCCATCCAGTCGCGCTCTGACTCTATCAGCCAGTCAGGAGTGGTCCAGTCTGCTCAGACTCCACCGATGCAGAGGCCCGTTGAACCCCAAGGAGGACAGGGCAAG GCACACCAAATCAGAGAGGATCGTGGGCCCTGGATCCGCCTGCCAGATGTGGAACTCCCGCCTAAG GTTCCCCAAAGGACAGCGTCTATTGCCACAGCTCTCAACACCAACCTCACCTCTGGCATAAGGCATCCAGTAAGAGCCAG CAATCCAGATCTCAGCCGCAATGATCgctgggagagaggagacagtaTGAGCATCATATCCAATCTGCCCCAGACTGGCTCTCTTGAGAGGCATCGCATTCTCA GTTCCTCCAAAATGGAATCGCCCATTCTCTCGCACGATAGCCGCCATAAGCCAGGGGAGTCCCGCACCTCCTCCCGCCCCGGGCGTCCTGCT AGCTACAAGAGAGCTATAGGGGAG GACCATGGTCTCTTTGCCAAGGAGCGAGCTGAGGAGCAGCCAAGGCCACCAGTCAAGGCCAACGACTACTCCTCGTCTTCTGAGAGCAGCGAGAGCAGTGAGGAGAGTGAGAGTGGCGAGggaccagaggaggaagaaagccCCACAGATCG TCACAGGGATGCAGACACCGATTCAGTCAACACAATGGTGGTTCATGAAATCGAAGGCGAGGTGGGAGATGGAGAGCAAGCTGGTGGCTATGGGGATCAGACCATGCTGGTGCAGAGG aCCCCAGAGAAACGGAGCCATAATGGATACACTAACTTGCCTGATGTGGTGCAGCCCTCCCACTCCCCCACTGAGACAGCCACTCAATCTTCCCCTGGGAAAGACTCTGTTTATGAT tATCAGTCCAGAGGTTTAGTTAAAGCATCTGGCAAGTCCTCCTTCACCACCTTTGTGGATCTGGGCATGTACCATTcaccaggaggagcaggggataACATGTCTATCACCG GCTCCAGGTTTGAGCAGCTGAAGATGGAGGTGAGAAAAGGATCCATGGTGAATGTCAATCCGACCAACACACGTCCCCCCAATGACACACCTGAGATCCGCAAGTACAAGAAGAGATTCAACGCTGAGATCCTGTGTGCCGCACTTTGGG GTGTGAACCTATTGGTGGGCACAGAGAATGGTTTGAAGCTGCTGGACCGTAGCGGTCAGGGCAAGGTTTACCCCCTCATCAACTCCCGCAGGTTCCAGCAGATGGACGTCCTGGAGGGCCTCAACCTGCTCATCACTATATCAG GCAAGAAAAACAAGGTGCGTGTCTATTACCTGGCCTGGCTGAGGAATAAGATCCTCCACAATGACCCCGAGGTGGAGAAAAAGCAAGGCTGGACTACTGTGGGCGAGATGGAGGGATGCGTGCACTACAAagtgg TGAAATACGAGAGGATAAAGTTCCTGGTGATCGCTCTGAAGAATGCGGTGGAAGTGTATGCTTGGGCGCCCAAACCTTATCACAAATTCATGGCCTTCAAG TCTTTCGCAGACCTCCCACACAGGCCTGTCCTGGTTGACCTAACAGTGGAGGAGGGTCAAAGGTTGAAGGTCATTTATGGCTCTTGTGCTGGTTTCCATGCCATTGACGTGGACTCTGGAAACAACTATGATATTTACATCCCTGTGCAT ATTCAGAGCCACGTGTTACCACACGCAATTGTGTTCCTGCCCAGCTCAGATGGCATGGAGATGCTGCTATGCTATGAGGACGAAGGCGTCTATGTCAACACCTACGGACGCATAATCAAGGACGTGGTCCTGCAATGGGGCGAGATGCCCACATCTGTTG CTCATATCTGCTCCAATCAGATCATGGGCTGGGGAGAAAAGGCCATAGAGATCCGCTCAGTGGAGACTGGACACCTGGATGGTGTGTTCATGCACAAAAGAGCTCAGAGGCTGAAGTTCCTTTGTGAGAGAAATGACAAG GTATTTTTTGCATCGGTGCGATCAGGAGGCAGCAGCCAGGTGTACTTCATGACATTGAACAGGAACTGCATCATGAACTGGTGA
- the mink1 gene encoding misshapen-like kinase 1 isoform X4 yields the protein MSENAPTRSLDDIDLAALRDPAGIFELVEVVGNGTYGQVYKGRHVKTGQLAAIKVMDVTEEEEEEIKAEINMLKKYSHHRNIATYYGAFVKKSPPGHDDQLWLVMEFCGAGSVTDLVKNTKGSSLKEDWIAYICREILRGLSHLHAHKVIHRDIKGQNVLLTENAEVKLVDFGVSAQLDRTVGRRNTFIGTPYWMAPEVIACDENPDSTYDYRSDIWSLGITAIEMAEGAPPLCDMHPMRALFLIPRNPPPKLKSKKWSKKFIDFIEGCLVKTYTSRPSTEQLLKHSFIRDQPTERQVRIQLKDHIDRTRKKRGEKEETEYEYSGSDEEDENRGEDRESSSILNVPGESTLRRDFQRLQQENKERSEAHKRQQAQLAAQRRDPEEHKRQLLHDRQKRIEEQKEQRRRLEEQQRKEREMVRQQDKGPHRRLDDMRREEDRRLAEREQEYKRKQLEEQRQSERLQRQLQQEHAYLVSLQQQQQEKKPQLYHYNKNLESNNKPTWAREVEERSKLNRQGSPKICTTVSDTAIQSRSDSISQSGVVQSAQTPPMQRPVEPQGGQGKFQMAHLVPLKPYAAPVPRSQSLCDQPTKTMSAFPTQDPSLTPSPRPIHSRELVRQNSDPTSETPVPQAHQIREDRGPWIRLPDVELPPKVPQRTASIATALNTNLTSGIRHPVRASNPDLSRNDRWERGDSMSIISNLPQTGSLERHRILSSSKMESPILSHDSRHKPGESRTSSRPGRPASYKRAIGEDHGLFAKERAEEQPRPPVKANDYSSSSESSESSEESESGEGPEEEESPTDRHRDADTDSVNTMVVHEIEGEVGDGEQAGGYGDQTMLVQRTPEKRSHNGYTNLPDVVQPSHSPTETATQSSPGKDSVYDYQSRGLVKASGKSSFTTFVDLGMYHSPGGAGDNMSITGSRFEQLKMEVRKGSMVNVNPTNTRPPNDTPEIRKYKKRFNAEILCAALWGVNLLVGTENGLKLLDRSGQGKVYPLINSRRFQQMDVLEGLNLLITISGKKNKVRVYYLAWLRNKILHNDPEVEKKQGWTTVGEMEGCVHYKVVKYERIKFLVIALKNAVEVYAWAPKPYHKFMAFKSFADLPHRPVLVDLTVEEGQRLKVIYGSCAGFHAIDVDSGNNYDIYIPVHIQSHVLPHAIVFLPSSDGMEMLLCYEDEGVYVNTYGRIIKDVVLQWGEMPTSVAHICSNQIMGWGEKAIEIRSVETGHLDGVFMHKRAQRLKFLCERNDKVFFASVRSGGSSQVYFMTLNRNCIMNW from the exons GATCCAGCAGGGATCTTTGAGCTGGTCGAGGTTGTCGGCAATGGAACATATGGGCAGGTGTATAAG GGCCGTCATGTGAAGACAGGCCAGCTGGCTGCCATCAAGGTGATGGATGttactgaggaggaagaagaggaaatcaaAGCAGAAATCAACATGCTGAAGAAATACAGCCACCACCGCAACATAGCCACGTACTACGGTGCCTTCGTGAAGAAGAGTCCACCAGGACACGATGACCAACTATGG CTGGTGATGGAGTTCTGTGGGGCGGGATCGGTAACTGACCtggttaaaaacacaaagggtAGCTCTCTGAAGGAGGACTGGATTGCTTACATCTGCAGAGAGATCCTAAGG GGCCTTTCTCACCTCCACGCCCATAAAGTCATCCACAGAGACATCAAGGGCCAGAATGTGTTGCTGACTGAGAACGCAGAGGTCAAACTTG TTGATTTTGGGGTGAGTGCTCAGTTGGACAGGACCGTCGGGCGTAGGAACACCTTCATTGGGACACCTTACTGGATGGCACCAGAGGTCATTGCCTGTGATGAGAATCCTGACTCCACCTACGATTACAGG AGTGATATCTGGTCCTTGGGGATCACAGCTATTGAGATGGCAGAGGGAGCTCCTC CCCTGTGTGACATGCACCCGATGAGAGCCCTCTTCCTGATTCCTAGGAATCCCCCGCCAAAACTTAAATCCAAAAAATG gTCCAAGAAATTCATTGACTTTATCGAGGGCTGTCTTGTGAAGACGTATACCAGTCGACCATCCACAGAACAGCTGCTCAAGCACTCCTTCATCAGGGACCAGCCCACTGAGCGCCAGGTTCGAATTCAGCTCAAAGACCACATTGACCGCACGCGCAAGAAAAGGGGGGAGAAAG AAGAGACAGAGTATGAGTATAGTGGtagtgatgaagaggatgaaaacCGTGGAGAAGACCGCGAGTCAAG TTCAATCCTCAATGTACCTGGTGAGTCCACCCTGAGGCGGGACTTCCAGCGTTTGCAGCAGGAGAACAAAGAGCGCTCGGAGGCTCACAAGAGGCAGCAGGCCCAACTGGCTGCTCAGCGCCGGGACCCCGAGGAACACAAGAGGCAACTGTTGCATGACAGACAAAAACGCATTGAGGAGCAGAAGGAACAGCGCCGCAGACTTGAAGAG CAACAGAGAAAAGAGCGAGAGATGGTGAGGCAGCAAGATAAAGGTCCCCACCGGAGACTCGACGATATGAGACGGGAGGAAGACAGAAGGTTGGCTGAGAGGGAGCAG GAGTATAAGCGtaagcagctggaggagcagcgtCAGTCAGAGCGTCTCCagaggcagctgcagcaggagcatgCCTACCTGGTGTCgctgcaacaacagcagcaagaAAAGAAGCCCCAGCTCTACCACTACAACAAAAACCTTGAGTCCAACAACAAACCCACTTGGGCTCGTGAG gtggaggagagaagtaAACTCAACAGACAGGGCTCTCCAAAAATCTGCACCACTGTCTCTGACACTGCCATCCAGTCGCGCTCTGACTCTATCAGCCAGTCAGGAGTGGTCCAGTCTGCTCAGACTCCACCGATGCAGAGGCCCGTTGAACCCCAAGGAGGACAGGGCAAG ttcCAGATGGCTCACTTGGTTCCTCTGAAGCCTTATGCTGCCCCTGTTCCTCGCTCCCAGTCCCTCTGCGACCAACCTACTAAGACAATGTCCGCCTTCCCCACCCAGGATCCCTCACTCACCCCCAGCCCCCGCCCCATCCACTCTAGAGAGTTGGTGCGTCAAAACTCTGACCCCACTTCTGAAACCCCGGTACCACAGGCACACCAAATCAGAGAGGATCGTGGGCCCTGGATCCGCCTGCCAGATGTGGAACTCCCGCCTAAG GTTCCCCAAAGGACAGCGTCTATTGCCACAGCTCTCAACACCAACCTCACCTCTGGCATAAGGCATCCAGTAAGAGCCAG CAATCCAGATCTCAGCCGCAATGATCgctgggagagaggagacagtaTGAGCATCATATCCAATCTGCCCCAGACTGGCTCTCTTGAGAGGCATCGCATTCTCA GTTCCTCCAAAATGGAATCGCCCATTCTCTCGCACGATAGCCGCCATAAGCCAGGGGAGTCCCGCACCTCCTCCCGCCCCGGGCGTCCTGCT AGCTACAAGAGAGCTATAGGGGAG GACCATGGTCTCTTTGCCAAGGAGCGAGCTGAGGAGCAGCCAAGGCCACCAGTCAAGGCCAACGACTACTCCTCGTCTTCTGAGAGCAGCGAGAGCAGTGAGGAGAGTGAGAGTGGCGAGggaccagaggaggaagaaagccCCACAGATCG TCACAGGGATGCAGACACCGATTCAGTCAACACAATGGTGGTTCATGAAATCGAAGGCGAGGTGGGAGATGGAGAGCAAGCTGGTGGCTATGGGGATCAGACCATGCTGGTGCAGAGG aCCCCAGAGAAACGGAGCCATAATGGATACACTAACTTGCCTGATGTGGTGCAGCCCTCCCACTCCCCCACTGAGACAGCCACTCAATCTTCCCCTGGGAAAGACTCTGTTTATGAT tATCAGTCCAGAGGTTTAGTTAAAGCATCTGGCAAGTCCTCCTTCACCACCTTTGTGGATCTGGGCATGTACCATTcaccaggaggagcaggggataACATGTCTATCACCG GCTCCAGGTTTGAGCAGCTGAAGATGGAGGTGAGAAAAGGATCCATGGTGAATGTCAATCCGACCAACACACGTCCCCCCAATGACACACCTGAGATCCGCAAGTACAAGAAGAGATTCAACGCTGAGATCCTGTGTGCCGCACTTTGGG GTGTGAACCTATTGGTGGGCACAGAGAATGGTTTGAAGCTGCTGGACCGTAGCGGTCAGGGCAAGGTTTACCCCCTCATCAACTCCCGCAGGTTCCAGCAGATGGACGTCCTGGAGGGCCTCAACCTGCTCATCACTATATCAG GCAAGAAAAACAAGGTGCGTGTCTATTACCTGGCCTGGCTGAGGAATAAGATCCTCCACAATGACCCCGAGGTGGAGAAAAAGCAAGGCTGGACTACTGTGGGCGAGATGGAGGGATGCGTGCACTACAAagtgg TGAAATACGAGAGGATAAAGTTCCTGGTGATCGCTCTGAAGAATGCGGTGGAAGTGTATGCTTGGGCGCCCAAACCTTATCACAAATTCATGGCCTTCAAG TCTTTCGCAGACCTCCCACACAGGCCTGTCCTGGTTGACCTAACAGTGGAGGAGGGTCAAAGGTTGAAGGTCATTTATGGCTCTTGTGCTGGTTTCCATGCCATTGACGTGGACTCTGGAAACAACTATGATATTTACATCCCTGTGCAT ATTCAGAGCCACGTGTTACCACACGCAATTGTGTTCCTGCCCAGCTCAGATGGCATGGAGATGCTGCTATGCTATGAGGACGAAGGCGTCTATGTCAACACCTACGGACGCATAATCAAGGACGTGGTCCTGCAATGGGGCGAGATGCCCACATCTGTTG CTCATATCTGCTCCAATCAGATCATGGGCTGGGGAGAAAAGGCCATAGAGATCCGCTCAGTGGAGACTGGACACCTGGATGGTGTGTTCATGCACAAAAGAGCTCAGAGGCTGAAGTTCCTTTGTGAGAGAAATGACAAG GTATTTTTTGCATCGGTGCGATCAGGAGGCAGCAGCCAGGTGTACTTCATGACATTGAACAGGAACTGCATCATGAACTGGTGA